From the genome of Alosa alosa isolate M-15738 ecotype Scorff River chromosome 20, AALO_Geno_1.1, whole genome shotgun sequence, one region includes:
- the chrna11 gene encoding cholinergic receptor, nicotinic, alpha 11 yields the protein MWRSLALLLLGFSALVQVSVQGPYQRSLLKSLLKDYNRMERPVANDSLPLTVVLSMSLVQIMDVDEKNQVLTTNIWVNMKWFDHYLKWNQTEYPGVKNLRFTTDQVWTPDILLYNSADDKFDSMFKTNVLCNSSGFCEYLPPGIFMSTCNVDVRWFPFDIQKCELKFGSWTFDGWLLDLQMTDADISGYMPNGEWDLVGVPGTRNEVFYDCCKEPYPDVTFVVTIRRRTLYYALNLLIPCMLLSSMTLLTFLLPADSGEKISLGITVLLSLTVFMLLVAEIMPATSDSIPLIGQYFASIMIIVGMSVIATTVVLQYHHHDPTGGTMPKWVQLVLLQWVAWFLRMKRPGEGDDIERPPCAPHLRRCSSGSQSGSLPNAAAPSLSATAADLHHHQHNHNHTLHHHHHHSPHPLLPLHPQNLLVGAPSHMHAQNSTNNNAGLLYIGFPSLDDPASSPPLTEPLARGGVPTGPRSAAPGGNNNNTAASPPPHLPSQFCGPPAAAPSLETPGCASSASSSGVGGGGGAGGGGCSCSGASGAGGDPQLQAILDEVRYMADHFRTQDENESVADQWKFAGAVIDRLCLVAFSVFNIICTISILMSAPNFVEAVSKDFI from the exons tctctgtgCAGGGCCCTTACCAGAGGTCTCTGCTGAAGAGCCTGCTGAAGGACTATAACCGCATGGAGCGGCCGGTGGCCAACGACTCCCTGCCTCTGACCGTGGTGCTGTCCATGAGCCTGGTGCAGATTATGGACGTG GATGAGAAGAACCAGGTCCTCACCACCAACATATGGGTAAATATG AAATGGTTCGACCACTACCTAAAGTGGAACCAGACGGAGTATCCAGGTGTGAAGAACCTGAGGTTCACCACAGATCAGGTGTGGACGCCTGACATCCTGCTCTATAACAG tGCCGATGATAAATTCGACTCCATGTTTAAGACCAACGTGCTCTGCAACTCCAGCGGCTTCTGTGAATACCTGCCACCAG GAATTTTCATGAGCACCTGTAATGTCGACGTGCGCTGGTTCCCCTTCGACATCCAGAAGTGCGAGCTCAAGTTCGGCTCGTGGACGTTCGACGGCTGGCTGCTGGACCTGCAGATGACCGACGCCGACATCTCCGGATACATGCCCAACGGGGAGTGGGACCTTGTGG gcGTACCGGGCACCAGGAACGAGGTGTTCTACGACTGCTGTAAGGAGCCGTATCCGGACGTAACGTTTGTAGTGACCATCCGGCGGCGGACGCTCTACTACGCCCTGAACCTGCTCATCCCCTGcatgctcctctcctccatgaCCCTGCTGACCTTCCTGCTGCCCGCCGACTCTGGGGAGAAGATCTCTCTGg GTATCACTGTCCTTCTCTCCCTGACCGTCTTCATGCTCTTGGTGGCAGAGATTATGCCAGCCACTTCAGACTCCATTCCTTTAATAG ggcAGTACTTTGCCAGTATAATGATCATTGTGGGGATGTCAGTCATCGCTACCACGGTGGTTCTGCAGTATCACCATCATGACCCGACTGGAGGCACCATGCCCAAGTGG gtgcagCTGGTGCTGCTGCAGTGGGTGGCGTGGTTCCTGCGTATGAAGCGTCCGGGCGAGGGCGACGACATCGAGCGCCCGCCGTGTGCCCCCCACCTCCGCCGCTGCTCCTCGGGCTCCCAGAGCGGCAGCCTGCCCAACGCGGCGGCGCCCAGCCTCTCGGCCACCGCCGCCGAcctacaccaccaccagcacaaccacaaccacacgctccaccaccaccaccaccactccccgCACCCGCTCCTGCCGCTGCACCCCCAGAACCTCCTAGTGGGGGCGCCGTCGCACATGCATGCCCAGAACAGCACCAACAACAACGCCGGCCTGCTCTACATCGGCTTCCCCAGCCTGGACGACCCAGCCTCCTCCCCCCCGCTCACTGAGCCCCTCGCCAGGGGCGGGGTCCCCACCGGGCCGCGG AGCGCCGCCCCGgggggcaacaacaacaacacggcGGCCAGCCCACCTCCGCATCTCCCCTCGCAGTTCTGTGGCCCCCCGGCGGCCGCGCCGAGCCTGGAGACCCCCGGCTGCGCTAGCAGTGCGTCCAGCAGCGGGGTGGGCGGAGGcgggggggcagggggagggggctgCTCGTGCTCGGGGGCCAGCGGCGCCGGCGGCGACCCCCAGCTGCAGGCCATCCTGGACGAGGTGCGCTACATGGCCGACCACTTCCGCACGCAGGACGAGAACGAGAGCGTGGCAGACCAGTGGAAGTTCGCCGGCGCGGTCATCGACCGCCTCTGCCTGGTGGCCTTCAGCGTCTTCAACATCATCTGCACCATCTCCATCCTCATGTCCGCGCCCAACTTCGTGGAGGCCGTTTCCAAGGACTTCATCTGA